In Aspergillus luchuensis IFO 4308 DNA, chromosome 1, nearly complete sequence, the following are encoded in one genomic region:
- a CDS encoding uncharacterized protein (COG:K;~EggNog:ENOG410PMKE;~InterPro:IPR036236,IPR027417,IPR029058,IPR007111, IPR013087;~PFAM:PF05729,PF00096) codes for MKELARRVFRVSGLPGTLEAPEDIVELLSNRLGVREKAITVRSLARSLGDHENPPTTVATVMFNACLRRIDGNQDGDEWHIDPLDHNLDRRRYILDTHFRGLTPLNDSSHPQASYDCIAISGLGSHPFGSWQSKGVNTHKPYMWILDNLVHPENQVRVILYGYDTRLQDSLSFQNIQDLATSLIEQLHINRGTMCKTPLAFLAHSLGGLVVKQAMVYLADEQSYGTEYQPLRDAIRGAIFFGVPSQGMDVSDWKAIVQGNPNENMIRNLSIESDFISKLTESFNGIWNERCKFFWAYEQLMSRQVNTGADGRLARNGDTIALVSPESATCGFNKRNPSVTIPISASHSGMVKFSQISEYLPIVRARLLEILQLPSPRQSNTDHDAQSDKSVSATESHPQPSPHIIFELLEKFQNVSKLTETEINSLTSKTLSDIYGSIHHIEMELDNVPNRINHLARLDPFTVAMKQFGKLTDDIKLFSHGSNSMGYVWGPMKFIVDWNTNRLGTGYHNSTDTRPYILLFQADIIRHLKLRHWHQLFDSWFKGNKAEFEQISFRTDQNRWLIEGKSSQQALEAARIRRTISDRVLEGKNEAATMRRDTVKHWLSAFDIQKEHFTHRGKRHDCMNPGRWLLKSQKFIRWARSDTSWNPLLWLSGAPGAGKSVLASIVIDRLKKRGASVAYFYCKHGDEKRTSVESVTRSILAQLLVLNPDLLPYFHDKAQTGVSLASPKDSEQILGTSLRSFERVYLVLDGLDECGRDARGAIARRFRKMVDLEIKVGSIRCLFISQDDGVAAADFHKIPSIKIGNQNNEDIENFVGQWQQQLVTKFGPFSQLSRLKKIISNRAKGLFIFAELFAKLLEQQLSIKDLEDQLRPEVLPVELDSLYERILDRVHEARHPNTIRRIDEILGWIVCARRPLRWEEIQTAVCIDLEERSFDDRRRLVESPKEMFHSLVVYHSNTTVELVHGTARQYLTKRKTLPNGSEERPLIKVDEGNFSLAMRCLTYLSFPAFHLSRTEEDIKSDLREGLHQLYDYATACWAMHLEGGILNLEECDLARLHKALKILVELHWSKSHKPIQITKEVRKVLSPFERFPGNIKPKQHNRLLQAVAWAKKQSGSSGKGPNDKDALTLWKVTAKIRSVLEKIDTESNDFAIIEEKYGARRYKCPRVNCYYYYHGFKDLGQRERHTGKHTRPYLCVVVGCPKQAFGYAVEEELRQHLDGMHCIKDPGQSVMPIYSTFDKQKVLKSRGGNASFQCPECDQTFTRKHNFRRHKESHTADQDRFICAKCTKPFLRKDAYERHVRTHDEKRFSCGGIRRDGRKWGCNRSFSRKDALKHHYTNTKRGQMCAKSRPRE; via the exons ATGAAAGAGCTGGCAAGAAGAGTATTTCGTGTGAGCGGATTGCCAGGGACTCTGGAGGCTCCAGAAGATATCGTTGAGCTGCTCAGCAACCGGCTGGGTGTTCGTGAGAAGGCGATCACCGTCCGTTCTCTTGCGCGGTCCTTGGGTGACCATGAAAACCCTCCTACCACGGTGGCAACGGTCATGTTCAATGCTTGCCTTCGTCGGATTGACGGAAAtcaagatggagatgaatggCATATTGACCCCTTGGACCACAATCTTGATCGTAGACGCTATATACTGGACACCCACTTCAGAGGTCTGACGCCTCTAAATGATAGCAGCCACCCGCAGGCTTCATATGA TTGCATCGCAATTTCGGGTCTAGGAAGCCACCCTTTCGGGTCCTGGCAGTCCAAAGGAGTTAACACACACAAACCATATATGTGGATCTTAGACAACCTAGTTCACCCTGAAAATCAGGTTCGGGTCATACTTTATGGCTACGATACCAGGCTTCAAGACAGTCTTtccttccagaacatccaAGATCTCGCTACGTCCTTAATTGAACAACTTCATATCAATAGGGGTACAATGTGTAAAACACCGCTGGCTTTCTTAGCCCATAGTCTGGGAGGACTAGTCGTTAAGCAGGCTATGGTCTACCTGGCCGACGAACAATCCTACGGCACGGAATACCAGCCTCTTCGGGATGCCATACGTGGTGCAATATTTTTTGGTGTCCCAAGCCAGGGCATGGATGTTAGTGATTGGAAAGCTATTGTCCAAGGAAATCCCAACGAAAACATGATTCGCAATCTATCCATCGAATCTGATTTTATATCCAAACTCACGGAGTCGTTCAACGGGATCTGGAATGAACGTTGCAAATTCTTCTGGGCTTACGAGCAGCTGATGTCGCGCCAAGTCAAT ACAGGGGCCGATGGCCGACTGGCCCGAAATGGGGATACAATCGCTCTAGTGAGCCCGGAATCTGCAACGTGTGGGTTCAACAAACGTAACCCTAGCGTAACAATCCCAATCTCGGCATCCCACTCCGGCATGGTCAAGTTTAGTCAAATTTCCGAGTACTTGCCAATTGTGCGGGCAAGATTGTTGGAGATTCTAcaactcccctccccgcgGCAAAGTAACACCGACCATGATGCACAGT CAGACAAGTCGGTTTCAGCAACTGAAAGCCATCCGCAACCATCACCACACATCATATTCG AGCTGTTGGAAAAGTTCCAGAACGTCTCAAAGCTGACTGAGACCGAAATTAATTCTCTTACTAGCAAAACTTTGAGCGATATTTATGGTTCAATCCATCACATCGAGATGGAACTAGACAACGTGCCAAACAGGATAAACCACCTTGCGCGACTAGATCCATTTACGGTGGCGATGAAACAGTTTGGCAAGCTGACCGatgatattaaattattctcCCACGGTTCGAATAGCATGGGCTATGTATGG GGTCCAATGAAGTTCATCGTTGAT TGGAATACAAATCGATTGGGGACCGGCTACCACAACTCGACGGATACCAGGCCCT ATATCCTGCTCTTCCAAGCTGACATAATCCGACATCTGAAACTGCGGC ATTGGCACCAGCTGTTCGACAGTTGGTTCAAAGGCAACAAAGCTGAGTTCGAGCAGATAAGCTTCAGGACCGATCAAAACAGGTGGCTGATTGAAGGCAAATCCAGTCAGCAGGCGCTCGAAGCAGCCCGAATTAGGAGAACAATATCAGACAGAGTGCTTGAGGGAAAGAATGAGGCGGCAACAATGAGAAGAGATACAGTGAAACACTGGCTCTCCGCGTTCGACATTCAAAAAGAGCATTTCACACATCGAGGAAAGCGGCATGACTGCATGAACCCCGGTCGTTGGCTACTGAAGAGCCAGAAATTCATTAGATGGGCAAGGTCCGATACATCGTGGAACCCGTTGCTTTGGCTCAGTGGAGCTCCCGGGGCAG GTAAGAGCGTGCTTGCGTCCATCGTGATCGACCGACTCAAAAAGCGAGGCGCATCCGTCGCCTACTTTTACTGCAAGCATGGCGATGAAAAACGCACTTCCGTGGAAAGCGTTACAAGATCAATATTGGCGCAGCTCCTTGTCCTGAACCCCGACCTCCTGCCATACTTCCACGATAAGGCCCAGACAGGTGTGTCACTAGCATCGCCCAAAGACTCTGAACAAATATTGGGTACATCGTTGAGGAGTTTTGAGAGGGTCTATCTTGTCCTGGATGGTCTGGACGAATGTGGGCGCGATGCGAGAGGGGCTATCGCCAGGCGGTTCCGTAAAATGGTTGATCTCGAAATCAAGGTGGGCTCCATTCGATGTTTGTTCATCAGTCAGGATGACGGGGTAGCCGCGGCTGATTTCCATAAAATCCCGTCCATCAAGATTGGTAATCAGAACAACGAGGATATTGAGAATTTCGTCGGCCAGTGGCAGCAACAACTAGTCACCAAATTTGGTCCATTCAGCCAGCTTTCGCGCCTTAAGAAGATCATCTCAAATCGAGCCAAGG GGCTTTTTATTTTCGCCGAGCTGTTCGCAAAACTCCTTGAGCAACAGCTGAGTATCAAAGACCTCGAAGACCAACTTCGTCCCGAAGTTCTGCCGGTGGAGTTGGATAGTCT CTATGAGCGTATCCTTGATCGTGTCCACGAAGCAAGACACCCTAACACTATAAGGCGTATCGACGAAATACTTGGATGGATCGTTTGTGCCCGTCGGCCGCTACGATGGGAAGAAATACAGACCGCAGTCTGTATCGACCTGGAAGAACGGAGCTTCGACGATCGCAGACGATTGGTCGAATCGCCAAAGGAAATGTTCCACTCTCTTGTGGTGTATCACTCGAATACAACGGTTGAGCTAGTTCATGGAACTGCAAGACA GTAtctgacgaagaggaaaacGCTGCCAAACGGTTCGGAAGAGAGGCCTTTGATCAAGGTCGACGAGGGGAATTTCTCACTAGCAATGCGATGCCTTACATACCTCTCGTTTCCAGCGTTCCACCTCAGTCGGACTGAGGAGGATATTAAGTCCGATCTACGCGAAGGACTCCATCAACTGTATGATTATGCAACTGCCTGCTGGGCTATGCACCTGGAAGGGGGCATTCTAAATCTGGAAGAGTGCGATCTCGCTCGTCTCCACAAGGCTTTAAAAATCTTGGTCGAGTTGCACTGGTCCAAGTCCCACAAGCCTATCCAGATTACCAAAGAAGTGCGCAAAGTGTTGTCACCTTTTGAACGATTCCCGGGCAACATCAAACCGAAACAACATAACCGTCTTTTACAAGCGGTAGCCTGGGCTAAGAAGCAATCGGGGTCATCAGGTAAAGGCCCCAACGACAAGGACGCGCTTACTCTGTGGAAAGTCACGGCCAAGATCAGATCAGTATTGGAAAAGATCGATACCGAGAGTAATGACTTCGCGATAATCGAGGAAAAATATGGCGCAAGACGGTACAAATGTCCTCGGGTCAATTGTTACTATTACTATCACGGCTTTAAGGATTTGGGCCAGCGAGAACGACATACAGGAAAGCACACCCGGCCGTACCTCTGCGTTGTCGTGGGATGTCCGAAGCAGGCCTTCGGCTACGCGGTCGAAGAGGAATTGCGACAGCACTTAGATGGCATGCATTGCATTAAGGATCCCGGCCAATCAGTCATGCCAATATATTCGACATTTGACAAGCAGAAGGTATTAAAGTCCAGGGGAGGCAACGCAAGTTTTCAATGCCCCGAATGTGATCAGACTTTCACCCGCAAGCATAATTTCAGGCGACACAAGGAATCTCACACTGCCGACCAGGATCGTTTTATTTGCGCTAAGTGCACCAAGCCCTTCCTGCGAAAAGACGCATACGAGCGTCACGTGCGTACACACGATGAGAAAAGGTTCAGCTGCGGCGGAATTCGCAGAGACGGAAGGAAGTGGGGGTGCAATAGATCCTTCTCCAGAAAGGACGCGTTGAAGCATCATTACACCAATACGAAAAGGGGGCAAATGTGTGCCAAGTCTCGGCCACGGGAGTAA
- a CDS encoding uncharacterized protein (COG:S;~EggNog:ENOG410PI3H;~TransMembrane:4 (o142-161i237-257o269-287i308-337o)), translating into MNSALFSSTPDSNQSTTPESHTNDVTPPFHLTKNICSPRKHPAGVNFQNRLIKPNEDLQSYLDFQLLTPKLNRIHHMLWLAGLPRAARPLHRQKLMKRTVILTESPDEHLVWSPGRILIKPVPEYLLDHKFWVRNICPNRELYAAACGLLLSYAWLIAGLIDFRIAKNEHILPNDVKWKTWTKLVQEVLEWKDKNYDNDNSRNSPLPALSDPSVQPQPAIINKRYEFGELRLSRLNYIYRLTPSIFSIRNLVLGFMPGSTWYQEFFERHFSWILAVLVYLSVLLSAMQVGLATDTLQGNRRFQKSCTVFALASIFFTVSLLWIMLMMWAVLFCYHFGFTVLYHRRIQREGREYRKSV; encoded by the coding sequence ATGAACAGTGCCTTGTTTTCTTCTACCCCCGACTCTAATCAGTCAACGACACCAGAGAGCCATACGAATGATGTGACGCCGCCGTTTCACTTGACGAAGAACATCTGCTCCCCCCGAAAGCATCCAGCAGGCGTGAACTTTCAGAATCGGTTGATAAAGCCCAACGAGGATCTCCAAAGCTATTTAGACTTCCAGCTGTTGACACCGAAGTTAAATCGCATCCACCATATGTTATGGCTCGCTGGTCTCCCGCGTGCAGCGCGCCCACTCCATCGCCAGAAACTGATGAAGCGTACGGTGATACTCACGGAGTCGCCCGATGAGCATCTAGTTTGGAGCCCCGGGCGAATCCTCATCAAGCCAGTGCCAGAGTATCTCCTCGATCACAAGTTCTGGGTGCGAAACATCTGCCCCAATCGCGAGTTGTACGCCGCCGCGTGCGGGCTGCTTTTATCATATGCATGGCTCATCGCCGGGCTGATCGATTTCCGAATCGCCAAGAACGAGCACATTCTTCCCAACGACGTCAAGTGGAAGACCTGGACGAAGCTTGTCCAGGAGGTTCTCGAATGGAAGGACAAGAACTATGATAATGATAACAGCAGGAATAGTCCCCTACCCGCACTGAGTGATCCTTCGGTCCAGCCCCAGCCTGCAATTATCAACAAGCGTTACGAGTTTGGCGAGCTGCGTCTTAGTCGcctgaattatatataccgACTCACACCCTCGATATTTTCCATCCGTAACCTTGTTCTCGGGTTCATGCCGGGCTCGACATGGTACCAAGAGTTTTTTGAGCGCCATTTTTCGTGGATCCTGGCAGTACTCGTCTATCTGTCGGTCTTGTTATCGGCCATGCAGGTGGGACTGGCAACCGATACACTGCAAGGAAATCGGCGGTTTCAGAAAAGTTGCACTGTCTTCGCCTTGGCGTCTATCTTCTTCACGGTGAGTCTGCTGTGGATTATGCTGATGATGTGGGCGGTGTTGTTTTGTTATCATTTTGGATTCACGGTGTTGTATCATAGGCGGATacaaagggagggaagagagtaTAGGAAAAGTGTGTGA
- a CDS encoding uncharacterized protein (COG:L;~EggNog:ENOG410PIVK): MSSDSSQKRVVESVDDIHDTDSDGHRGKRSKIDKPFTSGSSSVRDTETSPSSLVSENKVHVVLRPKGDQAGGDSEAICSTAPQALSPKHLAPEPVQDPPQQCHNNNDKALQSTQEDKAEYICFGMLRDVDIQIQPVLGSYSLSVDQSFGIPDTFASLPLSIEPTRSDFLSNEGACVATIDYATHRRISSIQVEEDPIWLAVMPMDELRRKIRAVTKNFSSGSYSPSSWTYKINILAIGLSTIAKPLADQLTQPQRGRRELQLRCPVPKPDQIRYYNPQWSYTLGPPPSEQLKPPHTPRIANQKELNGSDEAGANKPNDFEDDRGDAQAVLECSSQQNLLNEACIDSRIQTELKSHQLEAVNFILSRETIYPHSSKKTLWRLENLDSGERV, encoded by the exons ATGTCATCGGACTCTTCTCAGAAGCGAGTCGTGGAATCAGTCGACGATATCCATGATACGGATTCCGACGGTCACCGGGGAAAGCGATCCAAGATTGACAAGCCCTTCACCagcggctccagctccgttCGAGACACGGAAACTTCTCCGAGCTCTCTCGTCTCTGAGAATAAAGTACACGTTGTTTTACGGCCGAAAGGCGACCAAGCCGGGGGCGATTCGGAGGCTATCT GCTCTACAGCACCACAAGCACTTTCGCCCAAACATTTGGCTCCAGAACCTGTCCAGGACCCTCCCCAGCAATGCCACAATAATAATGACAAGGCCTTGCAAAGCACTCAGGAAGATAAGGCAGAATACATATGCTTCGGGATG CTGAGAGATGTCGATATTCAAATCCAGCCTGTTCTGGGTTCGTACTCTCTAAGCGTTGATCAATCATTCGGGATACCTGATACGTTTGCTTCACTCCCTCTCTCGATAGAACCGACGCGGAGTGATTTTCTTTCAAACGAAGGCGCTTGTGTTGCGACGATAGACTATGCAACACACCGTCGAATCAGCTCCATACAAGTCGAAGAGGACCCgatctggctggctgtgATGCCAATGGATGAACTCCGGCGGAAGATAAGAGCAGTGACGAAGAATTTTTCTTCGGGATCTtactctccttcctcttggACGTACAAAATCAACATTCTTGCTATCGGCCTCTCGACTATTGCGAAACCCCTGGCAGACCAACTTACTCAGCCTCAGCGTGGTCGGCGTGAGTTGCAGTTGCGTTGTCCAGTCCCAAAGCCCGACCAGATTAGGTATTATAATCCTCAATGGTCGTACACATTGGGACCACCGCCTTCCGAACAGTTGAAACCACCACATACACCGCGGATTGCTAATCAGAAGGAGTTGAATGGTTCTGACGAGGCGGGAGCGAACAAGCCCAACGACTTCGAAGATGACCGTGGTGACGCTCAAGCGGTCCTTGAATGTTCTTCTCAGCAAAATCTGCTCAACGAGGCGTGTATCGATAGCCGCATTCAAACGGAACTTAAAAG CCACCAGCTAGAAGCGGTCAACTTCATTCTCTCTCGAGAAACGATCTATCCGCATTCTAGTAAGAAGACACTCTGGCGACTTGAGAACTTGGATTCGGGTGAGCGCGTGTAA
- the pex7 gene encoding putative peroxisome biosynthesis protein (Peroxine-7) (BUSCO:EOG09262VOC;~COG:U;~EggNog:ENOG410PG5J;~InterPro:IPR036322,IPR015943,IPR019775,IPR001680, IPR017986;~PFAM:PF00400;~go_function: GO:0005515 - protein binding [Evidence IEA]) produces MLHFRTEGFNGCAVKYSPFFDNRLAVASSANFGLVGNGRLYILELTPNGIVPYKWFTTQDSLYDLAWSEIHENQVLTASGDGSIKLFDTGVADFPIQNWKEHNREVFSVHWNLVAKDRFCSSSWDGTVRVWTPNRPHSLLTLPTHSCTYSAAFSPHSPDILSCVSSDSYLRVFDLRTPASASNHLTLQIPIHGGGAAAGGGIVPGGGPMAATAPAEALTMDWNKYRPSTIATAGVDRTIRTFDIRAPGQGPQTVMLGHEYAVRKVAWSPHLSDVLLSASYDMTCRAWSDQTPPGAVGDVDVMRAGPGPNMGVELGRMGRHTEFVTGVDWCMFGSEGWCASVGWDESLYVWDVRAVMG; encoded by the exons ATGCTCCACTTCCGCACAGAAGGCTTCAACGGCTGCGCAGTCAAGTACTCACCCTTCTTCGACAACCGCCTCGCCGTCGCCTCATCCGCCAACTTCGGTCTCGTCGGCAATGGCCGACTCTACATTCTCGAGCTGACTCCGAACGGAATCGTTCCCTACAAATg GTTCACAACCCAAGACTCCCTCTACGACCTAGCATGGTCCGAAATCCACGAAAACCAAGTCCTCACAGCCTCGGGCGACGGAAGCATCAAGCTCTTCGACACCGGAGTTGCCGACTTCCCAATCCAAAACTGGAAAGAGCACAACCGCGAAGTCTTCAGCGTGCACTGGAACCTCGTCGCAAAGGACCGTTTCTGCAGTAGTAGTTGGGACGGGACAGTGCGCGTGTGGACACCAAACCGCCCGCATTCCCTCCTTACTTTGCCGACGCATAGCTGCACGTACAGCGCGGCGTTTTCTCCGCATTCGCCTGATATACTGTCGTGTGTGTCGTCGGATTCGTATCTACGGGTGTTTGATCTACGGACGCCGGCGTCGGCCTCGAACCATTTGACTTTGCAGATCCCGAttcatggtggtggtgctgctgctgggggagGAATAGTGCCGGGTGGGGGTCCGatggcggcgacggcgccGGCGGAGGCCTTGACCATGGATTGGAATAAGTATCGCCCGTCGACGATAGCTACGGCGGGGGTGGATCGGACGATTCGCACGTTTGATATTCGGGCGCCTGGGCAGGGGCCGCAGACGGTGATGCTGGGACATGAGTATGCGGTGCGGAAGGTGGCCTGGTCGCCGCATTTGTCGGATGTATTGCTGAGTGCCAGCTATGATATGACGTGTCGGGCTTGGAGTGATCAGACGCCGCCGGGGGCGGTGGGCGATGTCGATGTGATGCGGGCTGGACCGGGGCCGAATATGGGGGTTGAGTTGGGGAGAATGGGTCGGCATACGGAGTTTGTGACGGGGGTTGATTGGTGTATGTTTGGGAGTGAGGGATGGTGTGCGAgtgtgggatgggatgagaGTTTATATGTGTGGGATGTGAGAGCAGTGATGGGTTAA
- a CDS encoding DEAD/DEAH box helicase (COG:L;~EggNog:ENOG410PIVK;~InterPro:IPR038718,IPR000330,IPR027417,IPR014001, IPR001650;~PFAM:PF00176,PF00271;~go_function: GO:0005524 - ATP binding [Evidence IEA]) has product MIASIVTGLSCVEATLETPADTIPVPVKSTLVVVPTELILQGWIEEVEKHVTPGTLQCYKYHGSKRQFSLASPPLIVLATYDTVAAEFSKSEGGGVLKQVHWHRLILDEAHYIRNEDTLAFQAVNSLSASIRWCTTGTPIQNSLHDLASLVRFLRVPYLDSHAAFHEHIAKLSSSASADDICHRPHRNLELLLAVICLRRRFSTLFPDLQSTAITYRLSFSEVERRAYNELTRGCNGQLMAAVSMRMFCNTGMSSICLGGEVKDYDGDDQRSSLDTVVTLPQRGEVNIRSTYNTKILTSDSEDDVSDSQPSSPDSLFSLGPRHTLECQAFAQTKAGLVGEGESLYDLGTPNTTTTTTAATTPLPCDNEMEDCGQSEIAGPGFPLLVDMSQAGFIYPSKLVTLLANIRENYLEDKSIVFSFWTRSLDLVGRMFNENDISFCRIDGRMDSKQRQSVLRDFQCNPDVRVLLITIGAGAVGLNNLTVANRVHLLEPQWNPSVESQAIGRGLRQGQDKHVYVSRYIMKGTIEESIEHRQSEKKQLSLDEREIQKRDMLIY; this is encoded by the exons ATGATCGCCAGTATAGTGACAGGCTTATCCTGCGTTGAAGCAACATTGGAAACCCCAGCAGATACGATTCCGGTTCCTGTGAAGTCCACACTTGTTGTCGTGCCCACTGAAC TAATACTTCAAGGCtggattgaagaagttgaaAA ACATGTTACTCCAGGAACCCTGCAATGTTACAAGTATCATGGTTCAAAGCGTCAGTTCTCGCTCGCATCGCCTCCTCTTATCGTACTTGCAACATACGACACTGTTGCAGCAGAATTCAGTAAAAGCGAGGGGGGGGGCGTTCTCAAACAAGTTCACTGGCACAGGTTGATTCTCGATGAAG CTCATTATATACGGAATGAGGACACACTTGCGTTTCAGGCGGTCAACAGCCTTTCAGCCTCTATCCGATGGTGCACAACAGGGACCCCAATTCAGAATTCACTCCACGATCTCGCGTCACTCGTTCGGTTCCTCCGCGTCCCCTACTTGGACAGCCATGCGGCCTTTCACGAACACATAGCTAAATTGTCGTCCTCCGCATCAGCCGACGACATTTGTCATCGACCCCATCGGAACCTGGAACTTCTTCTGGCGGTGATCTGCTTGAGGCGTAGATTTTCCACGCTATTCCCGGATCTTCAAAGCACCGCCATCACTTACCGCTTATCATTCTCCGAGGTGGAACGCAGAGCCTACAATGAGCTTACTCGGGGTTGCAACGGGCAGCTCATGGCCGCAGTCAGCATGCGAATGTTCTGCAATACCGGAATGAGCAGTATATGTCTCGGAGGAGAGGTCAAGGACTACGACGGTGATGATCAGCGGTCGTCGTTGGACACAGTGGTCACGTTGCCCCAGCGGGGCGAAGTCAATATCCGCTCGACTTACAACACGAAAATCCTGACGTCGGATTCTGAGGATGATGTAAGCGATAGTCAACCGTCATCGCCGGATTCCTTGTTCTCACTTGGCCCCCGCCATACGTTGGAATGTCAGGCATTTGCTCAGACCAAGGCCGGCCTTgtcggggagggagagagccTATACGACCTGGGGACTCCAAATACGACAACTACAACGACGGCGGCAACAACACCCCTCCCTTGCGATAATGAAATGGAAGACTGCGGGCAGAGTGAGATTGCTGGACCGGGGTTCCCCCTTCTGGTTGATATGTCCCAGGCGGGCTTTATCTATCCCTCCAAGTTAGTGACTTTACTTGCCAACATCCGGGAGAACTATTTGGAGGATAAAAG CATAGTTTTCTCTTTCTGGACACGGAGCCTCGATCTCGTTGGCCGAATGTTCAACGAAAATGACATCTCCTTTTGTCGAATTGATGGCAGAATGGACTCAAAGCAACGTCAGTCTGTGCTTAGAGATTTCCAATGCAACCCAGATGTACGGGTACTTTTGATCACGATAGGGGCAGGCGCTGTAGG CTTGAATAATTTGACCGTCGCAAATAGAGTACACCTACTGGAACCACAGTGGAACCCGTCGGTTGAGAGTCAGGCAATCGGTCGCGGTTTACGCCAGGGTCAGGATAAGCATGTTTATGTTAGTCGCTATATCATGAAAGGAACGATTGAGGAG TCGATAGAGCATAGACAAtcagagaagaagcagctctCATTAGATGAGCGTGAAATACAAAAGAGGGACATGTTGATATATTAG
- a CDS encoding DUF1014 domain protein (COG:S;~EggNog:ENOG410PGCR;~InterPro:IPR010422;~PFAM:PF06244) yields the protein MGGKKAAGENSKKAAGNARKAEAAASKKAAEDAKRAAEEDAKWSKGAKGNNKREDAEAKKAEAARKKAERDALLAAEEASQPSKPKNTKSAAKKNAGPSRGTLDLSQLDDSPASKKASALNASGIDNALDALSLTGKDSGKVDRHPERRFKAAYAAFEERRLPEIEAENPGLRRNQRIEICKKEFEKSEENPFNQVHVAFDASREEIAAVKEAERKKVEARLAK from the exons ATGGGAGGCAAGAAGGCCGCCGGCGAGAACTCCAAGAAGGCTGCGGGCAATGCCCGT AAAGCCGAAGCCGCCGCCAGCAAAAAGGCCGCCGAGGACGCCAAGCGcgccgccgaagaagacgccaAGTGGTCCAAGGGCGCGAAGGGTAACAACAAGCG CGAAGACGCCGAAGCCAAAAAAGCCGAAGCGGCACGCAAGAAGGCCGAACGGGacgccctcctcgccgccgaagaagcctcCCAGCCCAGCAAACCCAAGAACACAAAATCCGccgcgaagaagaacgccGGACCCAGCCGGGGTACATTGGATCTGTCGCAGCTCGACGATTCCCCGGCCAGCAAGAAGGCTTCTGCGCTCAATGCGTCTGGTATCGACAATGCGCTCGACGCTTTGTCGCTTACAGGCAAGGATAGCGGCAAGGTGGATCGGCATCCGGAGAGACGATTCAAGGCTGCGTATGCGGCGTTCGAGGAGAGACGGTTGCCTGAGATTGAGGCTGAGAATCCCGGTTTGAGACGTAACCAGCGCATTGAGATCTGTAAGAAGGAGTTTGAGAAGAGTGAGGAGAATCCGTTTAACCAGGTGCATGTGGCGTTTGATGCGAGCCGGGAGGAAATTGCGGCTGtgaaggaggcggagaggaagaaggttgaGGCTAGGTTGGCGAAATAA